One Spiroplasma endosymbiont of Nebria brevicollis DNA window includes the following coding sequences:
- a CDS encoding lipoprotein, whose protein sequence is MRKLLSLLGVLTLGSITTTNVVACSKPQLNPADQSKLPFLYHEVKVTNLGNIKNDASHILAAFQKQNPNIKDDTLKITNITNKTAIINADQYDTNFKKGTLNVIFNSIDSKDLAKLITVKNVYASRNLEGIFPNPTKIKEQDVLDGVNALNGLNLTLQDVTVTLSNQDTVATSATITAKPGSQYQGTDIPVILNKNLDIAQIFTNTDLGDVYLPQKLIDEFQESGSALAIKAFLIEYIGDANRLLQEFTDLVAGVQFVDGIINFDKNQLTIDANPTKNPLHKVFSNKVTFNFNINVDNRISIDNAIKTIDLKKPASTDLATIKQAIIDQNQTQLKSFSNEEVNDYLVVTLPDKTNSASANVSWLPGSKSFLGHDPLAAVISGVTNMPSLNTNVYFGVIKSDFAIQDATTGKAIFDNLHSYLKSTYQLSKDDSAAAIADFAVWYKGKEISSDDKTKVDISENVPVTIKIILKSTVDEKYQADWQKLINEGFNAGNTYVSNTNITNKK, encoded by the coding sequence ATGAGAAAATTATTAAGCCTTTTAGGTGTACTAACTTTAGGAAGTATAACAACAACAAATGTTGTTGCATGTTCTAAACCACAATTAAACCCTGCAGATCAAAGTAAATTACCATTCTTATATCATGAAGTTAAAGTTACTAACTTAGGTAATATTAAAAATGATGCTAGTCATATCTTAGCTGCTTTTCAAAAACAGAATCCTAATATTAAAGATGATACATTAAAAATAACAAATATTACTAATAAAACAGCTATTATTAATGCTGATCAATATGATACTAATTTTAAAAAAGGGACATTAAATGTTATTTTTAATAGTATTGACTCAAAAGATTTAGCAAAATTAATTACGGTAAAAAATGTCTATGCTAGTAGAAATTTAGAAGGAATATTTCCTAATCCTACAAAAATCAAGGAACAAGATGTTTTAGATGGAGTTAATGCTTTAAATGGTTTAAATTTAACTTTACAAGATGTTACAGTTACATTATCTAATCAAGATACTGTTGCAACATCAGCTACAATTACAGCAAAACCAGGATCGCAATATCAAGGAACAGATATTCCAGTAATTTTAAATAAAAATCTTGATATTGCTCAAATTTTTACTAATACCGATCTTGGTGATGTTTATTTACCACAAAAATTAATAGATGAATTTCAAGAATCAGGTTCTGCATTAGCAATTAAGGCATTTTTAATAGAATATATTGGTGATGCTAATCGTTTATTACAAGAATTTACTGATTTAGTTGCAGGAGTTCAATTTGTAGACGGTATAATAAATTTTGATAAAAATCAATTAACTATTGATGCTAATCCTACAAAGAATCCTTTACATAAAGTTTTTAGTAATAAGGTAACTTTTAATTTTAATATTAATGTTGATAATCGTATAAGCATTGATAATGCAATTAAAACTATTGATTTGAAAAAACCCGCAAGTACTGATTTAGCAACAATAAAACAAGCAATTATTGACCAAAATCAAACACAATTAAAATCATTTAGTAATGAAGAAGTAAATGATTATTTAGTCGTTACACTGCCTGATAAAACTAATAGTGCATCAGCTAATGTTAGTTGATTGCCTGGATCAAAAAGCTTCTTAGGTCATGATCCACTTGCTGCTGTTATTTCTGGTGTAACTAACATGCCATCATTAAATACTAATGTTTATTTTGGAGTTATTAAAAGTGATTTTGCCATTCAAGATGCAACTACAGGAAAAGCAATTTTTGATAATCTTCATAGTTATTTAAAAAGTACTTATCAATTAAGTAAAGATGATAGTGCTGCTGCCATTGCTGATTTTGCAGTATGGTACAAAGGTAAAGAAATTAGCAGTGATGATAAAACAAAAGTAGATATTAGCGAAAATGTACCAGTAACAATTAAAATTATTTTAAAATCAACTGTTGATGAAAAATATCAAGCAGATTGACAAAAATTAATTAATGAAGGATTTAATGCTGGAAATACTTATGTTAGCAATACTAATATAACTAATAAAAAATAA
- the pstA gene encoding phosphate ABC transporter permease PstA, protein MKPKSFQNFWHKITFNRFNKNYEVKNVIISEQKKHIQDLIVKITILGLSSLALIVLALLIGFVVGQTFSDMNFLTWLKMLGSSKWLPSSNNFGVIAFVVATFWVALISMLIAVPLSLLTSLFICEFLPRRLKKVTLTLVELLSGIPSVVFGAFGLMTIGPIFVKMGAPTKENMMTASFILSMMALPTIISLSVNAINSVPKSYRYASLALGISRTHTSFKVVFKAALPKIIGAVIFGFGRVIGETMAVVMIAGNSTLVPGFKDGPLGFIFSSVSTLAGVIGLEIGEAVSSQQISALYGIGLFLFIIVSVINVVVLLIYKRTEKKLKGHHKPRNYHLKTSKLSNQQLTNSIHEKSIKNRQWKHFKDYVRIFFMSISCFITMGLIIWIIGDIIINGIFNISGTAGSGTFNFNFLALFQTTSDEGYLSIVAMTCLLVLTAITIAMPLGIIGAIYLHEYSKNNKFGSILRFVLNTLASTPSIIFGMFGFSLFIVFLGMSFSAITAGLTLTIVVLPLIIRAVEDTLKSVPVEYREASLALGASKFETIRKVVIPNAIGGIVTSMILSMGRIVGESAPVYLTLGSTVGFPDKGFLSSGQTLTTHILLINKESNDPNKLGMMYQTALITVALIFILNFLAKHFEKSLTTGVGVKTKCSMELIKEKIIVMKNKHHNKQQIKKQLKSEMRK, encoded by the coding sequence ATGAAGCCCAAATCTTTTCAAAACTTTTGACACAAAATAACTTTCAATCGTTTTAATAAAAATTATGAAGTAAAAAATGTTATCATCAGTGAACAAAAAAAACATATCCAAGATTTAATTGTTAAAATTACGATTTTAGGTTTATCATCATTAGCCTTAATTGTTCTTGCGTTATTAATTGGTTTTGTTGTTGGTCAAACATTTAGCGATATGAATTTTTTGACCTGATTAAAAATGTTGGGCAGCAGCAAATGGTTACCTAGTAGCAATAACTTTGGTGTGATTGCCTTTGTAGTAGCAACATTTTGAGTAGCATTAATTTCGATGTTGATTGCTGTACCATTAAGTTTATTAACCTCATTATTTATTTGTGAATTTTTACCACGACGATTAAAAAAAGTAACTTTAACGTTAGTTGAGTTATTATCAGGGATTCCTTCTGTGGTCTTTGGTGCATTTGGATTAATGACCATTGGCCCCATTTTTGTCAAAATGGGTGCTCCAACTAAAGAAAATATGATGACTGCTAGTTTTATCTTATCAATGATGGCACTACCAACTATTATTTCTTTATCTGTGAATGCTATTAATAGTGTTCCTAAGTCGTATCGTTATGCATCATTAGCTTTGGGTATTAGTCGTACTCATACTAGTTTTAAAGTGGTTTTTAAAGCAGCGCTTCCTAAGATTATTGGAGCAGTTATTTTTGGTTTTGGTCGCGTAATTGGTGAAACGATGGCCGTTGTTATGATTGCTGGTAATAGTACTTTAGTTCCTGGTTTTAAAGATGGTCCCTTAGGATTTATTTTCAGTTCCGTCTCCACATTAGCAGGGGTAATCGGACTAGAAATCGGTGAGGCTGTTAGTTCTCAACAAATATCTGCATTATATGGAATTGGTTTATTTTTATTTATTATTGTTTCAGTTATTAATGTAGTAGTATTATTAATTTATAAACGTACAGAAAAGAAATTAAAAGGTCATCATAAACCTCGTAACTATCATTTAAAAACTTCAAAGTTATCTAATCAGCAACTGACTAATAGTATTCATGAAAAAAGTATTAAAAACCGTCAGTGAAAACATTTTAAAGATTATGTTCGGATTTTTTTCATGAGCATTTCTTGTTTTATTACTATGGGTTTAATTATTTGAATTATTGGTGATATTATTATTAATGGGATCTTTAATATTAGTGGTACTGCTGGAAGTGGGACTTTCAATTTTAATTTTCTTGCACTATTCCAAACAACGAGTGATGAAGGATATTTATCAATTGTCGCGATGACATGCTTATTGGTCTTAACAGCAATTACCATTGCCATGCCATTGGGCATTATTGGCGCCATTTATTTACATGAGTATTCTAAAAATAATAAGTTTGGAAGTATTTTACGATTTGTTTTAAACACTTTAGCATCAACGCCATCCATTATTTTTGGAATGTTTGGTTTTAGTTTGTTTATTGTTTTTTTAGGAATGAGTTTTAGTGCCATTACGGCAGGTTTAACGTTGACAATTGTTGTGTTACCACTTATTATTAGAGCAGTAGAAGATACGCTAAAATCAGTACCTGTGGAATATCGTGAAGCTTCATTAGCTCTTGGTGCTAGTAAGTTTGAAACCATTAGAAAAGTAGTGATTCCTAATGCGATTGGTGGGATTGTTACGAGTATGATTTTATCAATGGGAAGAATTGTTGGAGAATCAGCACCAGTATACTTAACATTAGGAAGTACGGTTGGGTTCCCTGACAAAGGATTCTTAAGTTCGGGTCAAACCTTAACGACTCATATTTTACTAATTAATAAAGAATCAAATGACCCTAATAAACTAGGAATGATGTACCAAACTGCGCTAATAACGGTGGCATTAATCTTTATCTTAAATTTCTTAGCAAAACATTTCGAAAAAAGTTTAACAACAGGAGTGGGGGTGAAAACAAAATGCTCGATGGAACTAATCAAGGAAAAAATAATAGTAATGAAGAACAAACACCACAACAAACAACAAATAAAAAAACAGCTCAAAAGTGAAATGAGAAAGTAA
- a CDS encoding zinc ribbon domain-containing protein: protein MNKVYKNCQSCNMSIKKDNDKGIEWDKSLSTIYCKNCYDAGKFRQPSITVREMQEQVYNMMKKHIPSFLSFLVNHILQKYHFYYDETPTLLIIKNVRN, encoded by the coding sequence ATGAATAAAGTATATAAAAATTGTCAAAGTTGTAATATGTCTATTAAGAAAGATAATGATAAAGGAATAGAGTGAGATAAGTCACTAAGTACTATTTATTGTAAAAATTGTTATGATGCTGGTAAATTTAGACAACCAAGTATTACTGTTAGAGAGATGCAAGAACAAGTTTATAATATGATGAAAAAACACATCCCATCATTTTTAAGTTTTTTGGTAAATCATATATTGCAAAAATACCATTTCTATTACGATGAAACCCCAACCTTATTGATAATTAAAAATGTTAGGAATTAG
- a CDS encoding solute carrier family 23 protein, with amino-acid sequence MADSFVTLTGSLIGCSPITTYVESSTGVAQGARTGFSSLIIAIMFLVAIVLYPLFKLITPCISGSSLIFVGSLMIKQLKDIEWIIPEISIAAFFTIITMIITYSITNGIAIGYLAYTLTVLVNKKYKDVHIITYMLDVLFIGYFIAYAFVQ; translated from the coding sequence ATGGCTGATTCTTTTGTTACACTTACTGGTAGTTTAATTGGTTGTTCGCCAATTACTACTTATGTTGAGTCATCAACTGGTGTTGCTCAAGGAGCAAGAACTGGTTTTTCATCATTAATAATAGCAATCATGTTTTTAGTTGCTATTGTTTTATATCCATTATTTAAACTGATTACGCCTTGTATATCTGGTTCTTCTTTAATTTTTGTTGGTAGTTTAATGATAAAACAATTAAAAGATATTGAATGAATAATTCCTGAAATTAGTATTGCTGCTTTCTTCACAATTATTACGATGATTATCACTTATTCAATTACTAATGGGATTGCTATTGGTTATTTGGCTTATACTTTAACAGTATTAGTTAACAAGAAATATAAGGATGTTCATATCATTACTTATATGCTTGATGTTTTATTTATTGGTTATTTTATTGCTTATGCTTTTGTACAGTAG
- the pstB gene encoding phosphate ABC transporter ATP-binding protein PstB, whose product MPVVIAQPPVVTNSAIIKTKSSSKKGKELSSESYVFNINNLNFFYNNGQKQALFNINLNIIRHQVTAFIGPSGCGKSTLLRTLNRMNDLIDGIKINGEVIFNNQNIYENKKNIILLRTKVGMVFQKPNPFPMSIYDNVAYGPRNQGIRNKKVLNQIVEDSLKKAALWDEVAKNLFDSALSLSGGQQQRLCIARAIALKPEVLLMDEPTSALDPIAAAKIEDLMNDLKNDFTIIIVTHSMQQAARISDKTAFFLNGEVIEYNDTKKIFSRPKDKRTEDYITGRFG is encoded by the coding sequence ATGCCAGTAGTTATTGCACAACCACCAGTAGTTACTAATAGTGCAATCATAAAAACCAAATCATCAAGCAAAAAGGGAAAAGAACTATCGTCAGAAAGCTATGTTTTTAATATCAACAATTTAAATTTCTTTTATAATAATGGTCAAAAACAAGCGTTATTTAACATTAATTTAAATATCATTCGTCACCAAGTCACAGCCTTTATTGGACCCAGTGGTTGTGGAAAATCAACATTACTACGGACATTAAATCGTATGAATGATTTAATTGATGGTATTAAAATTAATGGTGAGGTTATTTTTAATAATCAAAACATTTATGAAAATAAAAAAAATATTATTTTATTGCGTACTAAAGTCGGAATGGTTTTTCAAAAACCTAATCCTTTTCCGATGTCAATTTATGACAATGTCGCATATGGCCCTAGAAACCAAGGTATTAGAAATAAAAAAGTCTTAAACCAAATTGTTGAAGACTCATTAAAAAAGGCAGCTTTATGAGATGAAGTAGCAAAGAACTTGTTTGACTCAGCGTTATCATTATCGGGTGGTCAGCAACAACGTTTATGTATTGCTCGTGCTATTGCTTTAAAGCCTGAGGTATTACTAATGGATGAACCAACTTCGGCACTAGACCCCATTGCTGCTGCTAAAATTGAGGATTTAATGAATGATTTAAAAAATGATTTTACTATTATTATTGTTACCCATTCCATGCAACAAGCAGCACGGATTTCTGACAAAACTGCTTTCTTTTTAAATGGCGAAGTAATAGAATATAATGATACAAAAAAAATCTTTTCACGTCCTAAGGATAAAAGAACTGAGGATTATATTACTGGTAGATTTGGCTAA
- the rpmB gene encoding 50S ribosomal protein L28 — protein sequence MARKCALSGIGPLSGNTRSHAMNSSKRKWNPNLQPVKIGGKTLMISVRTLKTLKRNNALGNSK from the coding sequence ATGGCAAGAAAATGTGCGTTAAGTGGTATTGGACCGCTTTCTGGAAATACGCGTTCACACGCAATGAACTCTTCTAAAAGAAAATGAAACCCAAACTTGCAACCAGTAAAAATTGGTGGAAAAACTTTAATGATTAGTGTTCGTACTTTAAAAACTTTAAAGAGAAATAATGCTTTAGGTAATAGTAAATAA
- a CDS encoding ABC transporter permease — translation MIKIKLLFKNNFKNTTKNKIQLVSLVILVFLTSLVFSIIETSKTRVTNSYNDFISAEQSNQHDFIVDFSNTSYVVDGKDNFSNVSSLEEHQNAVLDDINQKLKTNNAIDSFAYERVEARTFYVGNNNQKILKAVTLNPEQQTDKFIVTQGMPLSLWSKYQQAVNRYSERWVYLNPKFAANNNIKINDIIRLQSDNYGNSILIKNDLDISKYQNQDINQWLPNSPYASANWFRVVGFGASADLITPIIDAFHLIPDMKNQGLVYLDPILFGLEQKTITLLDGSKVDIISTNPNQRLVTSSSSDREVYYVGKFYYNKNPEVASTRIKQLLNSNAEIDNIKLGSHFVKIGDANHPLATYKDDSEYPLASRITFLETTLKAFTLGSYLIIITTLLLSVFALVLVLKKQIENTRVQNGILRSLGYHKHNIILSYFSYPLMIALIGGISGYVIGLASQQLVIMFFQNYFNFVFQPFVFTITSLIVCVFAIFILLSLVTTITCAIMMLKNPVVMINGDVINATFMIKQKIKKKMTFKNNFNSRFKAALFSNSIGKMTGVSLTMIVVAALIAATTTIPMILQDNLKYSYIGDNYQTKIEYYNPTYNIPTSFYKTYDPSQPAWTINNNSYYMHFADGNTNMIDNLDQLMNQYQTGKINSETYSPTFNATDLTSLLYKNISKQYLTSNKITIPQTSQILTPIIISSIWSDYHSMGLDNFNNKSSVETIVGTYLDAQKNVKQLDLLRSFYLKYRTTIGLDLQNPKYFSSDKSTIKINENPNDFFTNAEYLNKGILPGNDLTDGHLTDENNIYTPFSQIVSDPVAGYDTVEKLTYDIYNWYKAYFIDNIEQGFIQGIYSQAPDSLRAAIAQNFKNPNANYNILFGVVPYNPVSDDLGTYFNASCRNQNFKVYGIKQNSKTQKLTNNNSDDLLSQLYNSNDNGVILNASLAKLLNVTVGQTISLNQSRNVLKQNNQVINPNSWDTRKLSANDPLGNNSYTNSKYLYSTLSGSHQNYNVNWINKDIINNNQDFVLKSNIDPTNPTPVTATSVEKDASSGSLIINSEKVLANNTYVVKGITNQYGDNKAWVKETQAEKVTGYNEIKPTLFQTFLKEWTKPYDVSASQTVKSQVQALNSGGFVAPNLADYPAKYNDFINSNDSTIRIWQQIFNNEYPVFNYKLSQSNAIDDLTNGISTSQVYGDYSVNGLVGGSDISGNQYNAYKISSVNNLLPITTAQGILEHIYQIINTILFVVITIACSLALLIIILTSNVIIAENLKVISTMKVLGYSNKSITKLVLGIYFPIVVLTTIIGFILGWGLLLFGASFLLHNAIVIPLIMKWWLPFISIAISYLLYALAYLMSWKIMTKVNSLDIITEI, via the coding sequence AATTCAACTAGTTAGTTTAGTTATTTTAGTTTTTTTAACTTCACTAGTTTTTAGTATTATTGAAACTTCTAAAACTCGTGTTACTAATAGTTATAATGATTTTATTTCTGCTGAACAAAGTAATCAACACGATTTTATTGTTGATTTTTCTAATACTAGTTATGTTGTTGATGGTAAAGATAACTTTAGTAATGTCAGTAGTTTAGAAGAACATCAAAATGCAGTACTTGATGATATTAATCAAAAATTAAAAACCAATAATGCTATAGATAGTTTTGCTTATGAGCGAGTAGAAGCAAGAACTTTTTATGTTGGTAATAATAATCAAAAAATTTTAAAAGCTGTTACTTTAAATCCAGAACAACAAACTGATAAGTTTATTGTGACACAAGGAATGCCTTTAAGTTTATGAAGTAAATACCAGCAAGCTGTTAATCGTTATTCAGAACGGTGAGTTTATTTAAATCCTAAATTTGCTGCTAATAATAACATTAAGATTAATGATATTATTAGATTACAAAGTGATAATTATGGTAATTCCATTTTAATTAAAAATGATCTTGATATTAGTAAATATCAAAATCAAGATATTAACCAATGATTACCTAATTCACCTTACGCCAGTGCTAATTGATTTCGTGTTGTTGGATTTGGTGCTTCAGCTGATTTAATCACACCAATTATTGATGCTTTTCATCTTATTCCTGATATGAAAAATCAAGGTTTAGTTTATCTTGATCCAATTTTATTTGGATTAGAACAAAAAACTATTACTTTACTTGATGGATCTAAAGTTGATATTATTAGCACTAATCCTAATCAACGATTAGTAACATCTAGTTCTAGTGATCGTGAAGTTTATTATGTTGGTAAGTTTTACTATAATAAAAATCCAGAAGTAGCAAGTACTAGAATTAAGCAATTGCTTAATTCAAATGCTGAAATTGACAACATTAAATTAGGTTCACATTTTGTGAAAATTGGTGATGCTAATCATCCTTTAGCAACATATAAAGATGATAGCGAGTATCCTTTAGCAAGTCGAATTACATTTTTAGAAACAACTTTAAAAGCTTTTACTTTAGGTTCGTATTTAATTATTATTACAACTTTATTATTATCAGTTTTTGCTTTAGTGCTGGTATTAAAAAAACAAATTGAAAACACAAGAGTTCAAAATGGAATTTTAAGAAGTCTTGGTTATCATAAACATAATATTATTTTAAGTTATTTTAGTTATCCGCTAATGATTGCTTTAATTGGAGGAATTAGTGGATATGTAATTGGTTTAGCATCACAACAATTAGTAATAATGTTCTTTCAAAATTATTTTAATTTTGTTTTTCAACCATTTGTTTTTACTATAACTTCTTTAATAGTTTGTGTTTTTGCTATCTTTATTTTATTAAGTTTAGTTACTACGATTACTTGTGCTATCATGATGTTGAAAAATCCAGTGGTAATGATTAATGGTGATGTGATTAATGCTACTTTTATGATTAAACAAAAAATTAAAAAGAAAATGACTTTTAAAAATAATTTTAATAGTCGTTTTAAAGCCGCTTTATTTAGTAATTCAATTGGGAAAATGACAGGAGTGTCATTAACAATGATTGTTGTTGCTGCTTTAATAGCAGCAACAACCACAATTCCCATGATTTTACAAGATAATTTGAAATATTCATATATAGGTGATAATTATCAAACCAAGATTGAATACTATAATCCAACCTATAATATTCCAACTAGTTTTTATAAAACCTATGATCCATCACAACCAGCATGAACTATTAATAATAATAGTTATTATATGCACTTTGCAGATGGTAATACCAACATGATTGATAATTTAGATCAATTAATGAATCAATATCAAACAGGGAAAATCAATAGTGAAACTTACAGTCCAACTTTTAATGCCACTGATTTAACTAGTTTATTATATAAAAATATTAGCAAACAATATTTAACTAGTAATAAAATTACTATCCCCCAAACATCACAAATCTTAACACCAATTATTATTAGTAGCATTTGAAGTGATTATCATAGTATGGGTTTAGATAATTTTAATAATAAATCATCAGTTGAAACAATTGTTGGAACTTATCTCGATGCTCAAAAAAATGTTAAACAATTAGATTTATTGAGAAGTTTTTATTTAAAATATCGTACTACTATTGGTTTAGATCTCCAAAATCCAAAGTATTTTTCCTCTGATAAAAGTACAATTAAAATTAATGAGAATCCTAATGATTTTTTTACAAATGCTGAATACCTTAATAAAGGCATTCTTCCTGGTAATGATTTAACAGATGGTCATTTAACAGATGAGAATAATATTTATACACCTTTTAGTCAAATTGTTAGTGATCCAGTTGCTGGTTATGATACAGTAGAAAAGTTAACCTATGATATTTATAATTGATATAAGGCTTATTTCATTGATAATATTGAACAAGGATTTATTCAAGGGATTTATAGTCAAGCACCTGATAGTTTACGAGCAGCAATTGCTCAGAATTTTAAAAATCCAAATGCTAATTACAATATTTTATTTGGTGTTGTTCCTTATAATCCTGTTAGCGATGATTTAGGTACTTACTTTAATGCTAGTTGTCGTAACCAAAATTTTAAAGTTTATGGGATTAAACAAAATAGTAAAACCCAAAAATTAACTAACAATAATAGTGATGACTTATTATCACAACTATATAATAGTAATGATAATGGGGTTATTCTTAATGCTAGTTTAGCTAAATTATTAAATGTTACAGTTGGTCAAACTATTAGTTTAAACCAATCGCGTAATGTTTTAAAACAAAACAATCAAGTAATTAATCCAAATAGTTGGGATACGAGAAAACTAAGTGCAAATGATCCACTAGGTAATAATAGTTACACTAATAGTAAATACTTATATAGCACTTTATCAGGTAGTCATCAGAACTATAATGTCAATTGAATTAATAAAGATATTATTAATAATAATCAAGATTTTGTTTTAAAATCAAATATTGATCCAACAAATCCAACTCCAGTAACAGCTACTTCAGTAGAAAAAGATGCTTCATCAGGTTCTTTAATAATTAATAGTGAAAAAGTACTTGCTAATAATACTTATGTTGTGAAAGGAATTACTAATCAGTATGGTGATAATAAAGCTTGAGTTAAAGAAACACAAGCAGAAAAAGTAACAGGCTATAACGAAATTAAACCTACTTTATTTCAAACATTCTTAAAAGAATGAACTAAACCATACGATGTTAGTGCTTCACAAACCGTTAAATCCCAAGTTCAGGCTTTAAATAGTGGTGGTTTTGTAGCTCCTAATCTAGCTGATTACCCAGCAAAATATAATGATTTTATTAACAGTAATGATTCAACTATTCGCATATGACAACAAATCTTTAATAACGAATATCCTGTTTTTAATTATAAATTATCACAATCTAATGCCATTGATGATTTAACTAATGGCATTAGTACTAGTCAAGTTTATGGTGATTACTCAGTTAATGGTTTAGTTGGAGGCAGTGATATTAGTGGTAACCAATATAATGCTTATAAGATTAGTAGTGTTAATAATTTATTACCAATAACAACAGCACAAGGAATCTTAGAACATATTTATCAAATTATTAATACTATCTTATTTGTTGTAATTACTATTGCTTGTTCGCTTGCTTTATTGATAATTATTTTAACAAGTAATGTCATTATTGCTGAGAATTTAAAAGTTATTTCAACAATGAAAGTTTTAGGATATAGTAATAAATCTATTACTAAATTAGTATTAGGAATTTATTTTCCAATTGTTGTTTTAACAACCATCATTGGTTTTATTCTAGGGTGAGGTTTATTATTATTTGGTGCCAGTTTCTTATTGCATAATGCGATTGTTATTCCTTTAATTATGAAATGGTGATTACCATTTATTTCTATTGCTATTAGTTATTTATTATATGCTTTAGCTTATTTAATGAGTTGAAAAATTATGACTAAAGTTAATAGTTTAGACATTATTACTGAGATTTAA
- a CDS encoding PstS family phosphate ABC transporter substrate-binding protein, translating into MWQKRILGSLWIITMLIIVIVTFVNNKPYFIMGGSTSVSPLMNTLMADYTENHKDADFTYNSLGSDAAIIPVEKGMFGIGWLSKEYTTTNPNQISFVLSLDGMILVYNLPPSELGNNIPLNFNQTIVKKMYLTNSNVYWKDLFPKPQDPIQQDKQGWIKPTSTLKVLTYTRENGSGTRDVFNEKVLGNKAAYYPQATTVNSSTQMFNMAPGGIGYSSYSDKKQLISNPLFTNVRMGDWGNVTPSLDTIKNKTYTLARPFTGLINTKYKQMNTLVKFLKFLFDPSNPNHNIVDTAFNEDNYAQAAVPWDDDPSGVNDKLYAWLHPHHTPSPSNPVI; encoded by the coding sequence ATGTGGCAAAAACGAATTTTAGGTTCATTATGGATTATAACAATGCTTATTATTGTTATTGTCACATTTGTTAATAATAAACCCTATTTTATTATGGGGGGCTCGACTTCTGTCTCGCCGTTAATGAATACTTTAATGGCTGATTATACGGAAAATCATAAAGATGCTGACTTCACATATAATAGTTTAGGCTCTGATGCAGCCATTATTCCTGTTGAAAAAGGTATGTTTGGGATTGGTTGATTATCAAAAGAGTATACTACTACTAATCCAAACCAGATTAGTTTTGTGTTATCACTTGATGGTATGATTTTAGTTTATAATTTACCACCTTCTGAATTGGGTAATAATATACCATTAAATTTTAACCAAACAATTGTTAAAAAAATGTATTTAACAAACAGTAATGTTTATTGAAAAGATTTATTTCCCAAACCGCAAGATCCTATTCAACAAGATAAACAGGGATGAATTAAACCAACTTCAACTTTAAAAGTTCTAACTTATACTCGTGAAAACGGTTCAGGAACACGTGATGTTTTTAATGAAAAAGTATTAGGTAATAAAGCTGCATATTATCCCCAAGCCACAACTGTCAATTCAAGTACACAAATGTTTAATATGGCACCTGGTGGGATTGGTTATAGTTCTTATTCTGATAAAAAACAGTTAATTAGTAATCCTTTATTTACCAATGTTCGTATGGGTGATTGAGGCAATGTTACTCCAAGTTTAGATACTATTAAAAATAAAACTTATACTTTAGCACGACCATTTACTGGTTTAATTAATACAAAATATAAACAAATGAATACATTAGTTAAATTTTTAAAGTTCTTATTTGACCCATCAAATCCCAATCATAATATTGTTGATACTGCTTTTAATGAAGACAACTATGCCCAAGCAGCAGTGCCATGAGATGATGACCCTAGTGGTGTCAATGATAAGTTATATGCGTGGTTACACCCCCACCATACACCATCCCCATCAAATCCTGTAATATAA